The following DNA comes from Fusarium verticillioides 7600 chromosome 9, whole genome shotgun sequence.
GAAGATATTCCCGACGAGGGAGGTAACGTAAGTTTGATGAACATTACACGAAACGTGATGCCCATGAAATGAAGTAGCTATTTTCAGCAATGAGAAACACACAGACGGGAGATTAATGAGATTATCTCGTaggcgagatcatcatctcgattTCTACGGTATTGCGCAGAAGCTAATTCCAACAGCCGGCTTGCAGCGGCGGGACATACGCTGATCACCAATCTTTccctgcttctcaaactggGCGTTTCCACCAGGAACAATAATGCCGCCGACGTACGTGTTAATAAAGATCTCAGCTGagaaaataaataaaaaagaacCCTTGATCTGACAAAAACAtggggttgaagatggaaaatGTTATCGATTTCTCCAGATCCTCAGGGGTTGTTTCAATCGTGACGACGATATTCCTGATATGATTTATTTTCATCGTTTCTACAACTGAGCTCTCACAAAAAGGatgccatcaccagccaTGTTCCAAACGGGCTTGGTTTCATTCTCCAACGGGTAGAATCCAATCCCTGCAGGAATAAGCCCACCACTCCATCTCCTTTCGCAACCCACCACTCTACGCAAAACGAGGCAATCAATCGCTGAGACGGGGCACTCATCGATTGGCTGTCGAGCGTGGTCAGGCACATCCACTACCCATCTCGATTGGCTCCCGCGGTCGCATAGAGTGAGGCGGACGGACGGcgccatccatccatcaacgTTAGACTTGGACCGCACCGGACGGGTTAGAGATAATCCATCCTTCTTTTTCACGCAGTGTGTGACCAGACCAGATCAAGGACACCATCTCTTTGGGTTTGGTACGGTTTTGCGTCTGAGACTCTGACTACGAAATAACCTCAATGCAACATACCAGGTGTCCTTGctccagcgatgatgatgatcttcttcggATGCTAACATCACCGCATTCTAGACCTAATGATCTTCATTACCCAGCATCTGACAAAGTTAGCTGCTGTCTCCGTTTGGCTGGGAAATCGCCCGAGCATTGTGTGTCAtgcaggcaggcaggcatGCTGATTCCACTGACTCGAACCTCAACACCTTGGCGCTATCTACATGCTGCCGTGCTCTAACAGAGACAAAAAGGGAACCATAGCAATTGATGCTCGTCCATAAGTTCCCGTGCTATACATAATCTGCAACCCATCACCAAATTTGTATCGGCACGGAACGGTCTTCCGGCCTCAATAGCTCCATGCCATACAGAGTAGTCTCAACCTTCGTAGCATTTTCTCCGAGATAACTTCAGAACCTTCAGGCATCCGCTAACTAAGATGTCTTTGCTCGTTTGCTTTCCTTGCGTTGATCATGCAAGGCTCGACCCCCGTCTCAACTTGAAATTTCGTAGATCATTGATGGAAACGTTCCATTGATAGCTTCATGACCGTGCGAGCAAAGGCGCACGTGCAAAACAATGTCCCCATCTCAGACTCATTTGATGCGTTGGCACTGTGCACGTGCAATCTCACGTTATTCGCGTCAATGTgcgagatgaagaggctgaaaatgCAGTTTAGATACGGAATAGAtaacaacaacttcaattGCCATTGCAGGCACTTCGCTAATACGTAGCAGCACGGAACCTGGTTAATGACCATGCTAAACTCAATTTCCCCGGTCTAACGGTTATAGAGAGTTCAATAGCGTGTGATAAGAATTTCATTCCCGATTCCACATATGTACATTGTGATTGTACCGGACTCAAATCCCGACTGGCGTTGGATCTTTTGTTTCAACTACCCTGTATCCTCACATACAAATTCATAGCCCGCATATTGCGCGTACTTGATGCCAAAGCGTTGATACTAACCCGAAATACTAGGCCAATGGCATTATAGCCAGGAGTTCCCATGCTTGAGGCATtcattcaacatcaaacCCGTCCCTAGGCGCATGAGTAAGTCCGACTAAACAGACTAAACAAGTGTATACTAGGGCTGATGCATTGCGACACGAACCGTTCTCCATACTACTACGCAAACTCCTGCCGGTAGTCGTCAGTTTGCGAGCCAACTCAACTCGGCACTCAAGCGAGACATAAAACTGGGATCTTCAACAGACCAAAGCTCAATATCATGCCATGATGAACATTTAGAGCATATCCCACAGTGAAAATCTACGTCAGAAGAGACTAAATATGAGGAGCGGCAATTTCTCCTCGCTGGGTATTCGCTGTCAAAGTGGTGCTCTAGCGGTCCGACAACTCACAGATCGAGAGATGAATCTCGTGAATCTCGTGGAGAAGCAAGACCCTTGAGTACCTAGATTCCCACCGTTTGAGCTAGCAGGCCCTGGAGCAAATAATTTCCACTCGACACGTGTTCAAGTCACGGGAGTTTCTCATGAACGCCGGTTCTGCTCCGAAGCGAGGATGTTCCCAGGAGAGGCACGTGTTGATGAGTCTGTGGTGTTGATCATTGATGGGCATTGCGATGCCATCCTGGTGAAGTCGCAAGGCTCAAGATTGTATCTTGGATAAGGTTAGATTATAATTCGAGTAATTCTTAGTCTGTAGCTAGACTAAACTCTGCTGCTTCGACCTCGGACCTCATCAACAGAGTCTGATGAAGCTCTAGAAGTTGCTGTAACGTAACAATGAAGCTCGACTTATGTCTATGCTTGTGCTTCTGCACATATTGGAAATTGaacctccatcatctcgctgTCTCATTAACATGGTCAGTAATTTGTAACGTAATTCTCAGGAGACGAAGAGAAATGAGCCGTGATGTAATTGTCATCAACGGAGATATTAATAATAGTTCCAAAACACAGACAAGCACTGGTGACTGAACTCATTCTCGCGGCGTCACCGATACTCGGCCCCTCTTCGTCTCCTGAGTTCCGGAGTTTTCAGACCGTGACAATGTCCCTGCTTCACCGTATCTGGAAGAAACTTGTCGGAGAACAACTGGATCCTCCCCGTCCGTGGTCTCTCTCACCTTTATCTGATACCGGTAAAATATCGGCTTAGTCATGACAGACGTGGGCTAAGGTAAACTCCACAGCTCcgctcatcatgacacctCTCCCACTAACGCTTGGCAACCAGTAGAGCGGcattgctgttgctgctctGACGCTTCATTTTCTGCGCTGGCACTTTTTGAGCTCTATGTGAGCTATCGCCGGAAAATTACGGCATAATGCGCCGCTTCAATTTATTCTTGCTGGCGACTGTCCAGCTTGTTGGAGCTCGATCACCGGGCTTCAGCATCCACGAGGACTTGTTGACGTACCCTCAGGTAAGCTGCCCCTCGTCGACTACCTTGTATTGAAGCTGAACGTTTTGCAGTTCGAAGTAGTTTTTGATAGTCAATACATTTCCGAACAAGATGCACATTCGCTGCTCGATAGCCAACATCCTACTTATTCTGCCGACTTTGCGCAATCAACACTTGATCAAGCTCGGGAAGCTGACGAGCGCGACAATGAAGGCGACAACCAGGACCAAAATGGCCCGTCGCATACATACGAACTTATGAAACTACCTCCCCACGAATACCTCTGCTCTATCCCTATTATACAACCCCCCGAACCCGAGAACAAGACAGCAAACGAGCtagccaaggccgaggaagcACGCGAGCTTACTCGCGCGACAGCAAGCGGATGGGAACTTCTCTCACAACTTGAAGATTCTTGTCTATACTTTATGTCGGGATGGTGGAGCTATAGTTTCTGCAACAACAAGGAGATCGTCCAGTTCCACGCCCTCCCGTCTATACCAAATGGCCAGCCTCCCAAGCGCGACCCCAACACCATGGACTTTACGCTTGGTAAAGTCCCCGCGATTCCCGCCAACGCTGCGCATCAGGCAAAGTTGAACGGCATCGAGAACCCACCGCCGGCGGAGCTGCAGGTCAAGGGAGATCAACGATATCTGGTACAGAGGCTAGAAGGTGGAACGATCTGCGATTTGACCGGTAGGGAACGGACAATCGAGGTTCAGTATCATTGTGTACCAGGCATGAAGACTGACAGGATTGGATGGATCAAGGAGGTCACGATCTGTGCTTATCTCATGGTGGTCAACACACCGCGTCTCTGCAACGACGTTGCTTTCTTGCCTCCTGAGGAGACTAGAGCGAACCCCATTTCGTGCAAGCTCATCGTCGGTGAGAATGACCAGACTCCTTTACTGGACCAGGCGATTCCTGTGAAGGAAGCTGAGGCGGCACAGGAGCCCCTGAAGCaggagggtgaagaggcCAAACCCGAAGAGGCCAAGCCACAAGATGCAGCAAAAGAGCCCGTTAACATCGGCGGCGTCATCGTAGGTGCCCGCAATGTCCTCTCCGGCGCCGACGAGGCAGGCAAACCACCCGCCAAGCTCTCTCCTCCACGAAGCTACTTCTCCAACACCGACACCGACGGCGAGCGCTTTATCGAAGTCGTCGCCTCTGGTAAGAGTAAAGAAGACGGCGCCGAAGTAAAGCTCCTCAGCACCGAAGAACTAGAACGCCTCGACCTCAAGCCTTCCACAGTGAAGGACATGACAGAgcgcatgaagaagctcgcaGGAAAATACGGGTGGAAACTCGAGCTCGTTGAGCTTCCTGGTGGTGAGAAGGAGTTGAGGGGGTACAtcgatgcagatgaggaCGAGCTTGCtaagaacaaggccaagctgaagaaggagaaagaagcgCTGGAtaaggccaaggctgagaagaagaaggccgaaggggaggaggaggggagtCAGGAggagttcttcaagaagaaggatgaatTGTAAGATGATGTTTAGAAGGATACACGGCGTTTTGGGAGATGATTTGTTATCTCGAGAATCTATAAGCGTTACAAGCTTTGCTTTATCCATTTCTGACTGGAGTTCCATGTTATGTGATGTACCTGCTAGCCAGTCGATGCCTTCGATTTAGGGATGTTTGGTCAACCCTTTGAATGCTACTTGTATATGTCACGTGAACGTGGCAATGATGTGATTAAGGTGCTTGAAGGGCTTGTAATCTATTGTGACAACATACATGATTGTGCTGAAGACACACATTGCTATTTCGGGGTAGCTGCTGACAAGATTGTGAATtgaatgaagaagacatcttGTCtagagatgagaaagagacTACCCTAAATCGTACCAGATAAATCTAACCAAGACAGAGGTGTTCTGGTCTGGGACTCCACTGTAGCCAATGGCACGTTGCAATAACTTGTCGAAACATCTAAAGCTGGTTGAGTGACCGATTTTGGGTTTGCTGTGGTGACTGTGTTGACCCGATATCTTCTCTCTTCGGATTCACTACGCGTTTTTGCCTTGATGGAGAATCCGAAATCTACTCTAAAAGAAAAAGCTGCCTATTCGAAGGAACGTGATCACCATGTATTGCCTTTATGGTATGTTCTATGCCAGAGACAGATCGTTAACCATCTGCAACTTTACGCACTTCCTTAACGTCCATTTCAACTTCAATTAGCCAGTAACCAGAACTGACTCGGTATCATCTCGGCCCACGGTCATAGACCGattgaagaaggaaattCCCCTCGTTGGCGTATGCCAGGCCAAAAAACCTCGTCTTCATGGAGGAATACTTTGCTCTGGCATGCTCCTCGATTACAAACACGGCTTCCAGACGACTCTTGAAAGAGACTCTTCTATCTTGAGGGTCTCTATGCTCTCCTCGCTCAAATTCGTTGAGATAACCGGGAAAGCGTACTTGGGTAAGTGATGGTGCGCCAGGTTGATCTGAGAGCTTTCTACATCGAAGCATACCGTCATAAAGTACGACCTTGCCAAGCGCATTCGTGCCCATCGATTTTGAGTGGCTAGATCGCTATGCTGTGATTGAGAATTTATCACATCCGATTCTCTTCACACCCTCAATTTTCTATGCGCCCTGTGCCCTCCGTGACAAAGGACCCGAATGTCTACGTCAAGTCCTTTGAGTGATTGTGATAAGTGTGATGATCCCCCGCTAGCCCCCAAGAGTGAACTACCGTGTTTGAGATAAACGAGGGGCGTGGGACAATGTCTCGGTAGTCTTAGACAAAGTGATCAGAGGCATCTCTGCTCATCATTATTTTTTGCGCATTGATATTGGGTACAATATGATCATGACCAGAGGTGGCAAGCACATGATCACGCATAAATCCGTCCAACTTCCCATAAGACACGGCAAGTTGCCGGGGTGCAGTATAGGCAGATCCCACTTCTATGAAGTCAAAAGAATTGtcatggtgacgatgatgcttGCGGACGGGTGTTTGCAGTCAGCTGGACACACAATTGCGTGGCAAGGGATATGGAATGCCGCAGTCTCGTAAGTCTGGCGCCATGCCGTTGAACAAAGAGTAGCCTATGGATGGCCAGTTATTTAGTTCATGGCTGAACATCTTGGGTGTAGTTTGCGGTCTAGATCTGATGCAAGGTACAGACCAGGAATACGTTAGCCGCGATAGACCGCTTGGAAAATGTTTGCTCTTGATTGCACCACTCGCTGCTCAAGATTGTACGATTGAGTTGCGGCCAGCCAACAGGCGGTATGCAGACCTCAGCCGTTGAAGCCAGGGTTCCACTTGGCGCAGATATAAACGAGAAGACCACGGCTTAGAACTCTCGAGTTCCAAGAGTTTCTTCTGTCTGTTGAATGCGGTTGATACTCTGAAGGTCTGAGCGTCTCAAGTCTCACGGCAACAGCGGGAATGGCTTGAGTGAGACGGCCTGCGGCAATCGGAGCAAGAAATGTTGTCTAGATCCTGAACTAATTCCGTCAATTCCACAACTTTGAGTTTGGAGGGGGCAAGCTTGGGTCGCGACGGGACAGAACAGAGTCTAGGTAgggaggggaggaaagaaaacttagggccttgatcctaagtgacaaaaagactcagGTAACTTggcataagtttaggatagacttaggataccctttgctaagtttattttgacatgCTACACCAAGGTCCGGTGTTTTCTTAGTTTTTTATTGAAGCCTGAAGCTAGCAAACATTCTAAGCGGGCCGATGCATACGGATTGAAGACGGCTTCAAGACGGCTTGTTTCATGGTGTACGATTTCTCCTCTGGTGGGTTCTCGCAAGAGCTAATACG
Coding sequences within:
- a CDS encoding protein OS-9, whose translation is MRRFNLFLLATVQLVGARSPGFSIHEDLLTYPQFEVVFDSQYISEQDAHSLLDSQHPTYSADFAQSTLDQAREADERDNEGDNQDQNGPSHTYELMKLPPHEYLCSIPIIQPPEPENKTANELAKAEEARELTRATASGWELLSQLEDSCLYFMSGWWSYSFCNNKEIVQFHALPSIPNGQPPKRDPNTMDFTLGKVPAIPANAAHQAKLNGIENPPPAELQVKGDQRYLVQRLEGGTICDLTGRERTIEVQYHCVPGMKTDRIGWIKEVTICAYLMVVNTPRLCNDVAFLPPEETRANPISCKLIVGENDQTPLLDQAIPVKEAEAAQEPLKQEGEEAKPEEAKPQDAAKEPVNIGGVIVGARNVLSGADEAGKPPAKLSPPRSYFSNTDTDGERFIEVVASGKSKEDGAEVKLLSTEELERLDLKPSTVKDMTERMKKLAGKYGWKLELVELPGGEKELRGYIDADEDELAKNKAKLKKEKEALDKAKAEKKKAEGEEEGSQEEFFKKKDEL